From one Montipora capricornis isolate CH-2021 chromosome 10, ASM3666992v2, whole genome shotgun sequence genomic stretch:
- the LOC138022466 gene encoding uncharacterized protein — protein MVESIFGGKATYPSGCYERNLFQTSLVEGRLSLHSTHLKTISETGDDSASLDGASNEPKFQNVVNGGQSSFRRPRTKSLPAIYRDGSYLRIKSSTIAAVSCQKRRYSEPAVLAAEQIIHRLARRSSNNSSFSDESESGSCKRSSAQSIDCGCTTRRESTRKDLSTPRRHSDPMCYVTEHTTKSGLPMARREKSRNKVLPEEAMKSHTASQLQANDAGNGVRFARRRKSSLVPVPFNSPVNSTRKPRDSKTFPRPESFPPSKRESKRHYSLPSLNLKHASTFLKSERDNTWEIGYDWSNNLQMDEQQTCESEEENKDLEDKYAGNEDILVQWMKFFG, from the coding sequence ATGGTCGAAAGCATTTTCGGAGGCAAGGCCACATACCCGTCAGGATGCTATGAAAGAAACCTCTTTCAGACTTCGCTGGTCGAAGGGAGGCTCTCTTTGCATTCAACTCATTTGAAAACGATTTCAGAAACTGGTGATGATAGCGCTTCGCTCGATGGTGCTAGCAATGAGCCCAAATTCCAAAATGTCGTCAACGGAGGACAAAGTAGCTTCCGTCGACCTCGAACGAAGTCGTTGCCTGCGATTTACCGGGACGGTTCGTACCTTAGAATAAAGTCATCTACAATCGCGGCTGTCTCCTGCCAGAAGCGAAGATATTCCGAGCCAGCTGTTCTCGCAGCAGAACAAATTATTCACCGCTTAGCACGACGTTCGAGTAACAATTCAAGCTTCAGTGATGAAAGTGAAAGTGGATCCTGTAAACGATCCTCCGCACAAAGTATTGATTGTGGTTGCACCACAAGGCGTGAAAGCACAAGGAAAGATTTGTCAACGCCCAGAAGACATTCGGATCCTATGTGCTATGTAACGGAACATACAACAAAATCGGGATTGCCGATGGCGCGACGAGAAAAGTCGAGAAACAAGGTGCTACCTGAGGAGGCAATGAAAAGCCATACAGCATCGCAACTGCAAGCGAATGATGCCGGGAATGGTGTAAGGTTTGCTCGGAGGCGAAAGTCCTCCCTTGTGCCGGTGCCATTCAATTCCCCAGTTAACAGCACCCGGAAACCGAGAGATAGTAAAACGTTTCCTCGACCCGAGTCGTTCCCGCCTAGTAAAAGAGAAAGCAAACGACATTACAGTCTTCCGTCCTTGAACTTGAAACATGCGAGCACGTTCTTGAAGAGCGAACGTGACAACACTTGGGAAATCGGCTATGACTGGAGTAATAACCTCCAAATGGATGAACAACAGACGTGTGAAAGCGAAGAGGAAAACAAAGATTTGGAGGACAAATACGCTGGAAACGAGGACATTTTAGTGCAGTGGATGAAATTTTTTGGATAA